A region of Drosophila mauritiana strain mau12 chromosome 3L, ASM438214v1, whole genome shotgun sequence DNA encodes the following proteins:
- the LOC117142016 gene encoding pericentrin isoform X8 → MSRVKLEYEKQLNRKNKRHLTFDAARDLEQVICERDGLRELSKSFRSVLCRLAKCVAHCEEDLNATLSEEVQRLLFHSRSQDGGDDLEATLSSSLNNTKQMFRVPDVHSLLEVVEDPSLVQFIDSKSNEEPSEDFDLNDCLERLKSEASYLLHLSEDLHKQQRTHDESSEHLDEPEKQEHELCCEAENGLKTTGAVHQQVLSKFLRTNSLNDQQMGVANQRKNSNPETGKTHSSLPPDLQEHAGNASELSFQLVQLKNRLIKSEADRQNLQQQLSHTIDRNAELGQELQALRDQLSQLNSLNHTDYNEGYGLGTLKSLQEQGLDQSSASFLALQERARNLLSSSPVKEQPSRDQGNSTVNLLQMIEDFCREGDKVVEFSKKDREDLQSQIDTADKQLKDTRRFLEDQAAEREQERDEFQREIERLKAQLRDKEKEHSSYANASEELKVAKRKHYAQLESQFKEVNKQLSESNAKRDKFEVELKASIDKIFVLREIISELETQIQTKALNEEVLAEKAQQLEEYVSLQMRDNDILQQEVHSLKTDIGEGYQSRIRELEEKLQQSRPTAEQGVVLSQVAEKLRDIETTLDQKTKVLESLHNSNATSNSASLSVTEDVSIHGSKEPTAVGSPSHPSLTVEGVQRVTEKLDRHTRVEEAAIKRIRDLEMQVHQMRAGCVELQHERDSLQGRMEEQTQRISSLQNRLEEQRQRAEQLHRTGTSDLNTRVHELQGEVQNLYEQLAARDKQMANMRQQLQRSKEEITRLETEVEVRTQPDRSLVNKLQAEVQQKGAEIVKLKDKIRTEMINRLAIPDLMQTMLADKNDEIDHLRDQLEAKEKELQASRQDGSLISSPAGAAGKQDGSGGKLSARTLSDIGSITEFPEPDVERRAAMRSLTAPLQMSDGAGGFLHQTMETSKEAVANLTHKRTDDLSGFIVPYPANTFEHPHYFQALGVTAQSTDGLTPGLVPRQINFSNLTEDSKLKTTSLVMHTPELPRPTTPPEIHQLRVKLSDLQTEKQRQQSELENKIQDLQKELEQEKEKLSRQAQTLQSYEESEAKYRLRIETLESKVLETAAQAASDRENLRKELICVSAAHEQCEKAAAARKRELEKLNSEVKVKADQLHAALRRCADLELQVLTLERDLERLKNSDNSSKQYSVDEIAQQVEKELNYSAQLDSNILKAIESEEENNLDKKLQKGVQTEEETLPGTGNGTDDENFTGERELLNQLEALRAQLAVEREQCEAMSKELLGEKQHSQDIQEQDVIIIEAMRKRLETALDAEDELHKQLDQERERCERLQTQLTSLQRAESRRNSSLLLKSPGDSPRKSPRADFESELGDRLRSEIKLLVAQNERERERSADAQRSSERERQRYEKELQERVAYCERLKQEMEKLSRDKESAETELEHFNERLTLQASEIESLEARLVTLQEAETRRANTRTRQHQENVKLQAEIHELKSKLLAAEAARDCLDQKVTQLRFDVSRSGQREAKLAEALAQANDRLAHSTDDNVPAQFMQKMKEINALLAENTQENRQMAETVQFLVGERIALQKKCEELGGAGNTNVTELEERCRQLIGRYLRVESHRKALVYQKRYLKLTLEGYQASEQLALQNLRGGAALPPQRNIKKKFKTVALAIIAIQRIKYIGRIWHTGKRIVSKSVFTITQQRSPGLNLNVAPPQSPLPGPNSNPPTNNNNLMGRLSYAPLSPPMVNFSTVQPIMLPSDFTLQAPTTSLQSTIANNNSENTLPSLARLDWPTMQKPKRAHARHH, encoded by the exons ATCCCAGTTTGGTGCAGTTCATCGACAGCAAGAGCAACGAAGAGCCAAGCGAGGATTTCGATTTGAATGATTGCCTGGAGCGTTTGAAGTCGGAGGCCTCTTACCTTTTGCATTTGTCAGAGGACTTGCATAAGCAGCAGCGAACACACGATGAGTCGTCGGAGCACTTGGACGAGCCGGAAAAACAGGAGCATGAGCTCTGCTGCGAGGCGGAAAATGGTCTGAAGACCACAGGTGCAGTGCATCAACAAGTACTGTCGAAATTCCTACGCACAAATTCCTTGAACGATCAGCAAATGGGCGTGGCCAATCAGAGGAAGAACAGCAATCCCGAGACGGGAAAAACACATTCCTCCCTACCTCCAGATCTTCAAGAGCATGCGGGAAATGCCTCAGAGCTATCGTTCCAGCTGGTGCAGCTAAAGAATCGCTTGATTAAGTCGGAGGCAGATCGTCAGAACTTGCAACAGCAACTCAGTCACACTATTGATCGCAATGCGGAGCTGGGGCAGGAGCTACAAGCACTGAGGGATCAGCTTTCCCAGTTGAACTCCCTTAACCACACGGATTACAATGAGGGATACGGCTTGGGCACACTGAAGAGCTTGCAGGAGCAGGGATTGGATCAATCATCGGCCAGTTTTCTTGCCCTCCAAGAGAGAGCGCGTAATTTGCTTTCATCCTCTCCGGTCAAGGAGCAACCATCAAGAGACCAAGGCAATTCCACCGTTAACTTGCTGCAGATGATCGAGGACTTTTGCCGCGAGGGCGACAAAGTGGTGGAGTTCAGCAAGAAGGACCGCGAGGATCTGCAGTCCCAG atCGATACCGCTGACAAGCAGCTGAAGGATACCAGGCGATTCCTGGAGGATCAGGCCGCCGAACGCGAACAGGAACGCGATGAGTTCCAGCGCGAAATCGAGCGGCTGAAGGCTCAGTTGCGCGACAAAGAGAAGGAGCACAGCTCCTATGCCAATGCCTCCGAGGAG TTGAAGGTAGCGAAGCGAAAGCAT TATGCACAACTGGAAAGCCAATTTAAGGAGGTAAATAAACAGTTGAGCGAGTCGAATGCGAAGCGGGATAAATTCGAGGTGGAACTGAAGGCTTCAATTGACAAAATCTTCGTGCTGCGGGAGATCATCTCGGAGCTGGAAACCCAAATCCAGACGAAGGCACTCAATGAGGAAGTTTTGGCCGAGAAGGCCCAACAACTGGAGGAATATGTGAGTTTGCAGATGCGGGACAATGATATACTGCAGCAGGAGGTGCACAGCCTGAAGACAGACATTGGAGAGGGCTATCAATCCCGTATCAGAGAGCTGGAGGAGAAACTGCAACAGAGTAGACCAACGGCAGAACAAGGCGTGGTCTTGAGTCAGGTTGCGGAAAAGTTAAGAGACATTGAAACCACACtggatcaaaaaaccaaagtTCTGGAATCTCTGCATAACTCCAACGCGACCTCCAATTCGGCCAGCTTGAGTGTCACCGAAGATGTGTCTATTCATGGCAGCAAGGAACCCACGGCAGTGGGTTCACCCTCGCATCCATCGCTTACCGTGGAAGGTGTTCAACGGGTTACCGAAAAGCTGGACCGGCACACTCGCGTCGAGGAGGCGGCCATCAAGCGGATTCGCGACCTGGAGATGCAGGTTCATCAAATGCGCGCCGGTTGCGTG GAGCTCCAGCATGAGCGAGACTCGCTGCAGGGTCGTATGGAGGAACAGACCCAGCGTATTTCTTCACTCCAAAATCGGCTGGAGGAGCAGCGACAGCGGGCGGAGCAACTCCATCGGACTGGCACATCAGACTTGAATACCCGAGTACATGAACTCCAGGGTGAGGTCCAGAACCTATACGAGCAATTGGCGGCGCGGGACAAGCAGATGGCTAACATGAgacagcaactgcagcgcaGCAAGGAGGAGATAACTCGACTGGAGACGGAAGTCGAAGTACGAACACAACCAGATCGCAGTCTGGTGAACAAACTGCAGGCTGAAGTGCAGCAAAAGGGAGCAGAGATCGTGAAGCTAAAGGATAAGATACGCACAGAGATGATCAACCGTCTGGCTATCCCGGATCTCATGCAGACTATGCTGGCGGACAAGAACGATGAAATAGATCACCTGCGCGATCAACTGGAGGCCAAGGAGAAGGAACTGCAAGCATCTCGACAGGATGGCAGCCTGATTTCATCCCCGGCTGGTGCAGCAGGAAAGCAGGATGGCAGCGGTGGCAAGTTGAGTGCCCGAACCCTAAGCGATATCGGATCGATTACAGAGTTTCCCGAGCCGGATGTGGAGCGTCGAGCAGCCATGCGAAGTCTTACCGCTCCTTTGCAGATGAGCGATGGTGCGGGCGGCTTCCTGCACCAGACAATG GAAACTTCTAAGGAAGCCGTGGCTAACTTAACACACAAGCGCACCGATGACCTAAGTGGTTTTATTGTCCCCTACCCGGCTAACACTTTCGAGCATCCACACTACTTCCAGGCCCTGGGAGTCACTGCCCAGAGCACCGATGGTCTAACGCCTGGTCTGGTGCCAAGGCAGATCAACTTCTCCAACCTTACAGAGGATTCCAAGCTAAAAACGACTAGTCTCGTGATGCACACACCGGAGTTGCCCAGGCCAACAACGCCTCCAGAGATTCATCAACTGCGAGTAAAGCTTTCCGATTTGCAAACCGAAAAACAGAGACAGCAGAGTGAATTGGAGAACAAGATACAGGATCTGCAAAAGGAACTGGAGCAGGAGAAGGAAAAACTTAGTCGTCAAGCGCAAACTCTGCAAAGCTACGAGGAGAGTGAAGCAAAGTATAGGCTTCGCATAGAGACCCTGGAGTCCAAGGTGCTGGAAACAGCTGCCCAGGCGGCTTCTGATCGAGAAAATCTCCGCAAGGAACTGATTTGCGTTAGTGCGGCCCATGAACAATGCGAAAAGGCAGCTGCTGCTCGCAAACGGGAGTTGGAGAAACTGAATAGTGAAGTCAAGGTAAAGGCCGATCAACTGCATGCTGCTCTACGACGATGTGCAGATCTCGAACTGCAGGTTCTAACACTAGAACGCGATTTGGAGCGCTTAAAGAACAGTGATAATAGTTCGAAGCAATATTCGGTGGACGAAATTGCACAGCAAGTGGAAAAGGAATTGAACTACTCGGCCCAGCTGGACTCAAACATCCTTAAAGCAATTGAAAGCGAGGAGGAAAACAATCTGGACAAGAAGCTGCAGAAAGGCGTCCAAACGGAGGAGGAGACTTTACCAGGAACTGGCAATGGAACCGACGACGAGAACTTCACTGGCGAGCGGGAACTACTAAATCAGCTGGAAGCCCTGCGTGCTCAATTGGCCGTGGAGCGTGAGCAATGCGAAGCAATGAGCAAGGAGCTACTGGGAGAGAAGCAGCACTCGCAGGATATTCAAGAACAGGATGTGATTATCATAGAAGCCATGAGGAAACGACTGGAAACAGCTCTGGATGCCGAGGACGAGCTCCACAAACAGCTCGATCAGGAAAGGGAACGTTGTGAGCGTCTCCAAACGCAGTTGACATCCCTGCAACGAGCGGAAAGTAGAAGAAACAGTTCCCTGCTACTGAAGTCGCCGGGCGACTCGCCGAGGAAATCTCCACGAGCTGATTTCGAATCCGAACTCGGAGATCGTCTGCGCAGTGAGATTAAACTGCTGGTGGCTCAGAATGAAAGGGAACGGGAGAGATCTGCGGATGCTCAACGGAGCAGTGAGCGGGAACGTCAGCGGTATGAAAAAGAGCTTCAGGAGCGAGTGGCATACTGTGAGCGGCTGAAACAGGAAATGGAGAAGCTATCTCGGGATAAGGAGTCCGCCGAAACAGAGTTGGAACACTTCAACGAACGTTTAACCCTGCAAGCCAGTGAAATCGAAAGTTTGGAGGCTAGGTTAGTCACTCTCCAGGAGGCGGAAACGCGAAGGGCCAACACACGCACTCGTCAGCATCAGGAGAACGTTAAGCTCCAAGCCGAGATCCATGAACTAAAGTCCAAACTTCTGGCGGCCGAAGCAGCAAGGGATTGCCTGGACCAAAAAGTCACCCAACTGCGATTCGATGTGAGTCGCTCTGGTCAGAGGGAGGCCAAACTAGCTGAGGCCTTAGCTCAGGCCAATGATCGATTGGCTCATAGCACCGATGACAATGTGCCGGCGCAGTTCATGCAGAAGATGAAGGAGATCAACGCCCTGCTGGCGGAGAACACTCAGGAAAACCGGCAAATGGCTGAGACGGTTCAGTTTTTGGTGGGCGAACGCATTGCTCTGCAAAAGAAATGCGAAGAGCTGGGTGGCGCTGGTAACACCAATGTCACCGAGCTGGAGGAGCGCTGCCGGCAGCTGATCGGCCGCTATTTGCGAGTCGAGTCCCATCGGAAGGCGCTGGTCTACCAGAAGAGGTATTTGAAGCTCACACTGGAAGGTTACCAGGCCAGTGAGCAGTTGGCTCTGCAGAATCTGAGAGGTGGTGCCGCACTGCCTCCACAGCGAAACATCAAAAAGAAGTTTAA gACGGTAGCCCTTGCGATCATTGCCATCCAGCGAATCAAATACATTGGACGCATCTGGCACACGGGAAAGCGGATTGTGAGCAAGTCAGTCTTCACAATTACTCAGCAGAG AAGTCCTGGACTAAACCTCAATGTGGCGCCTCCCCAATCCCCACTGCCTGGGCCCAACTCAAATCCACCCACCAATAACAACAACCTCATGGGCCGACTTAGTTATGCGCCCCTCTCACCGCCAATGGTTAACTTCAGCACCGTGCAGCCAATAATGCTGCCATCGGATTTCACCCTTCAAGCGCCAACAACTTCGTTGCAGTCCACCATTGCCAATAACAATAGTGAAAACACTCTGCCATCATTGGCAAGATTGGACTGGCCGACGatgcaaaaaccaaaaagagCGCATGCGCGGCATCATTAA
- the LOC117142016 gene encoding myosin-10 isoform X9: protein MQAAEVSKMFQGPKIPLQELQHERDSLQGRMEEQTQRISSLQNRLEEQRQRAEQLHRTGTSDLNTRVHELQGEVQNLYEQLAARDKQMANMRQQLQRSKEEITRLETEVEVRTQPDRSLVNKLQAEVQQKGAEIVKLKDKIRTEMINRLAIPDLMQTMLADKNDEIDHLRDQLEAKEKELQASRQDGSLISSPAGAAGKQDGSGGKLSARTLSDIGSITEFPEPDVERRAAMRSLTAPLQMSDGAGGFLHQTMETSKEAVANLTHKRTDDLSGFIVPYPANTFEHPHYFQALGVTAQSTDGLTPGLVPRQINFSNLTEDSKLKTTSLVMHTPELPRPTTPPEIHQLRVKLSDLQTEKQRQQSELENKIQDLQKELEQEKEKLSRQAQTLQSYEESEAKYRLRIETLESKVLETAAQAASDRENLRKELICVSAAHEQCEKAAAARKRELEKLNSEVKVKADQLHAALRRCADLELQVLTLERDLERLKNSDNSSKQYSVDEIAQQVEKELNYSAQLDSNILKAIESEEENNLDKKLQKGVQTEEETLPGTGNGTDDENFTGERELLNQLEALRAQLAVEREQCEAMSKELLGEKQHSQDIQEQDVIIIEAMRKRLETALDAEDELHKQLDQERERCERLQTQLTSLQRAESRRNSSLLLKSPGDSPRKSPRADFESELGDRLRSEIKLLVAQNERERERSADAQRSSERERQRYEKELQERVAYCERLKQEMEKLSRDKESAETELEHFNERLTLQASEIESLEARLVTLQEAETRRANTRTRQHQENVKLQAEIHELKSKLLAAEAARDCLDQKVTQLRFDVSRSGQREAKLAEALAQANDRLAHSTDDNVPAQFMQKMKEINALLAENTQENRQMAETVQFLVGERIALQKKCEELGGAGNTNVTELEERCRQLIGRYLRVESHRKALVYQKRYLKLTLEGYQASEQLALQNLRGGAALPPQRNIKKKFKTVALAIIAIQRIKYIGRIWHTGKRIVSKSVFTITQQRSPGLNLNVAPPQSPLPGPNSNPPTNNNNLMGRLSYAPLSPPMVNFSTVQPIMLPSDFTLQAPTTSLQSTIANNNSENTLPSLARLDWPTMQKPKRAHARHH from the exons aTGCAAGCTGCGGAAGTTTCGAAAATGTTTCAGGGTCCGAAGATCCCGCTGCAA GAGCTCCAGCATGAGCGAGACTCGCTGCAGGGTCGTATGGAGGAACAGACCCAGCGTATTTCTTCACTCCAAAATCGGCTGGAGGAGCAGCGACAGCGGGCGGAGCAACTCCATCGGACTGGCACATCAGACTTGAATACCCGAGTACATGAACTCCAGGGTGAGGTCCAGAACCTATACGAGCAATTGGCGGCGCGGGACAAGCAGATGGCTAACATGAgacagcaactgcagcgcaGCAAGGAGGAGATAACTCGACTGGAGACGGAAGTCGAAGTACGAACACAACCAGATCGCAGTCTGGTGAACAAACTGCAGGCTGAAGTGCAGCAAAAGGGAGCAGAGATCGTGAAGCTAAAGGATAAGATACGCACAGAGATGATCAACCGTCTGGCTATCCCGGATCTCATGCAGACTATGCTGGCGGACAAGAACGATGAAATAGATCACCTGCGCGATCAACTGGAGGCCAAGGAGAAGGAACTGCAAGCATCTCGACAGGATGGCAGCCTGATTTCATCCCCGGCTGGTGCAGCAGGAAAGCAGGATGGCAGCGGTGGCAAGTTGAGTGCCCGAACCCTAAGCGATATCGGATCGATTACAGAGTTTCCCGAGCCGGATGTGGAGCGTCGAGCAGCCATGCGAAGTCTTACCGCTCCTTTGCAGATGAGCGATGGTGCGGGCGGCTTCCTGCACCAGACAATG GAAACTTCTAAGGAAGCCGTGGCTAACTTAACACACAAGCGCACCGATGACCTAAGTGGTTTTATTGTCCCCTACCCGGCTAACACTTTCGAGCATCCACACTACTTCCAGGCCCTGGGAGTCACTGCCCAGAGCACCGATGGTCTAACGCCTGGTCTGGTGCCAAGGCAGATCAACTTCTCCAACCTTACAGAGGATTCCAAGCTAAAAACGACTAGTCTCGTGATGCACACACCGGAGTTGCCCAGGCCAACAACGCCTCCAGAGATTCATCAACTGCGAGTAAAGCTTTCCGATTTGCAAACCGAAAAACAGAGACAGCAGAGTGAATTGGAGAACAAGATACAGGATCTGCAAAAGGAACTGGAGCAGGAGAAGGAAAAACTTAGTCGTCAAGCGCAAACTCTGCAAAGCTACGAGGAGAGTGAAGCAAAGTATAGGCTTCGCATAGAGACCCTGGAGTCCAAGGTGCTGGAAACAGCTGCCCAGGCGGCTTCTGATCGAGAAAATCTCCGCAAGGAACTGATTTGCGTTAGTGCGGCCCATGAACAATGCGAAAAGGCAGCTGCTGCTCGCAAACGGGAGTTGGAGAAACTGAATAGTGAAGTCAAGGTAAAGGCCGATCAACTGCATGCTGCTCTACGACGATGTGCAGATCTCGAACTGCAGGTTCTAACACTAGAACGCGATTTGGAGCGCTTAAAGAACAGTGATAATAGTTCGAAGCAATATTCGGTGGACGAAATTGCACAGCAAGTGGAAAAGGAATTGAACTACTCGGCCCAGCTGGACTCAAACATCCTTAAAGCAATTGAAAGCGAGGAGGAAAACAATCTGGACAAGAAGCTGCAGAAAGGCGTCCAAACGGAGGAGGAGACTTTACCAGGAACTGGCAATGGAACCGACGACGAGAACTTCACTGGCGAGCGGGAACTACTAAATCAGCTGGAAGCCCTGCGTGCTCAATTGGCCGTGGAGCGTGAGCAATGCGAAGCAATGAGCAAGGAGCTACTGGGAGAGAAGCAGCACTCGCAGGATATTCAAGAACAGGATGTGATTATCATAGAAGCCATGAGGAAACGACTGGAAACAGCTCTGGATGCCGAGGACGAGCTCCACAAACAGCTCGATCAGGAAAGGGAACGTTGTGAGCGTCTCCAAACGCAGTTGACATCCCTGCAACGAGCGGAAAGTAGAAGAAACAGTTCCCTGCTACTGAAGTCGCCGGGCGACTCGCCGAGGAAATCTCCACGAGCTGATTTCGAATCCGAACTCGGAGATCGTCTGCGCAGTGAGATTAAACTGCTGGTGGCTCAGAATGAAAGGGAACGGGAGAGATCTGCGGATGCTCAACGGAGCAGTGAGCGGGAACGTCAGCGGTATGAAAAAGAGCTTCAGGAGCGAGTGGCATACTGTGAGCGGCTGAAACAGGAAATGGAGAAGCTATCTCGGGATAAGGAGTCCGCCGAAACAGAGTTGGAACACTTCAACGAACGTTTAACCCTGCAAGCCAGTGAAATCGAAAGTTTGGAGGCTAGGTTAGTCACTCTCCAGGAGGCGGAAACGCGAAGGGCCAACACACGCACTCGTCAGCATCAGGAGAACGTTAAGCTCCAAGCCGAGATCCATGAACTAAAGTCCAAACTTCTGGCGGCCGAAGCAGCAAGGGATTGCCTGGACCAAAAAGTCACCCAACTGCGATTCGATGTGAGTCGCTCTGGTCAGAGGGAGGCCAAACTAGCTGAGGCCTTAGCTCAGGCCAATGATCGATTGGCTCATAGCACCGATGACAATGTGCCGGCGCAGTTCATGCAGAAGATGAAGGAGATCAACGCCCTGCTGGCGGAGAACACTCAGGAAAACCGGCAAATGGCTGAGACGGTTCAGTTTTTGGTGGGCGAACGCATTGCTCTGCAAAAGAAATGCGAAGAGCTGGGTGGCGCTGGTAACACCAATGTCACCGAGCTGGAGGAGCGCTGCCGGCAGCTGATCGGCCGCTATTTGCGAGTCGAGTCCCATCGGAAGGCGCTGGTCTACCAGAAGAGGTATTTGAAGCTCACACTGGAAGGTTACCAGGCCAGTGAGCAGTTGGCTCTGCAGAATCTGAGAGGTGGTGCCGCACTGCCTCCACAGCGAAACATCAAAAAGAAGTTTAA gACGGTAGCCCTTGCGATCATTGCCATCCAGCGAATCAAATACATTGGACGCATCTGGCACACGGGAAAGCGGATTGTGAGCAAGTCAGTCTTCACAATTACTCAGCAGAG AAGTCCTGGACTAAACCTCAATGTGGCGCCTCCCCAATCCCCACTGCCTGGGCCCAACTCAAATCCACCCACCAATAACAACAACCTCATGGGCCGACTTAGTTATGCGCCCCTCTCACCGCCAATGGTTAACTTCAGCACCGTGCAGCCAATAATGCTGCCATCGGATTTCACCCTTCAAGCGCCAACAACTTCGTTGCAGTCCACCATTGCCAATAACAATAGTGAAAACACTCTGCCATCATTGGCAAGATTGGACTGGCCGACGatgcaaaaaccaaaaagagCGCATGCGCGGCATCATTAA